The Vibrio echinoideorum genome includes a region encoding these proteins:
- a CDS encoding YbaN family protein has protein sequence MAGGLCIFLAVLGIVLPVLPTTPFLLLASACFMRSNPKVHKWMHEHKTLGPLLNNWYQHGAVTKQVKTRGVFFILLSFALSIYFAPIIWVKVFLIFVLVILLTWFMRLPTHELVADSKENHYH, from the coding sequence ATTGCTGGTGGCCTTTGTATATTTCTCGCAGTTCTAGGGATTGTTTTACCGGTACTGCCAACCACTCCTTTTCTCCTTCTTGCTAGCGCATGCTTTATGCGAAGCAATCCGAAAGTTCATAAATGGATGCACGAGCACAAAACGCTTGGTCCTTTATTGAACAATTGGTATCAACACGGTGCCGTGACTAAACAAGTTAAAACGCGTGGCGTATTCTTTATCTTGTTGAGTTTTGCGTTATCCATCTACTTTGCCCCGATCATTTGGGTCAAGGTTTTCCTAATTTTCGTACTTGTTATTCTTCTCACATGGTTTATGCGACTTCCAACTCATGAGTTAGTTGCTGACAGCAAAGAAAATCACTACCATTAA
- a CDS encoding LysR family transcriptional regulator gives MKLDDLNLFRLVVENGSYTATSRKTMIPVATITRRIQALEDSLNLRLLNRHARKLSLTEAGERFFNECSPLLQRLSSTAEELTDVCKGASGKIRITAPSNLTKRMMMPMFSEFMTQYPDINIELMMNNQADQLDPTEWDVIFRVGPQRDSSLIARKISEVKDILIASPDYLAKNPAPSHAEELANHSLLKGYPLIKWQLSNSNEETVVNSEKGRFNANALNVVRQACSEGLGITLMPDVMIREYIEDGSLVQVLEDWSANPRDIYMLYNHKDHLPEKVRLFIDFVIAYHIH, from the coding sequence ATGAAATTAGATGATTTAAACCTCTTTCGACTCGTCGTTGAAAATGGGAGCTACACCGCAACATCACGCAAGACTATGATTCCGGTTGCGACCATAACACGACGCATCCAAGCCCTAGAAGATTCTTTGAACCTAAGGCTTCTCAATAGACACGCGCGTAAACTCTCTTTAACGGAAGCTGGCGAACGTTTTTTCAATGAATGCTCTCCGCTGTTGCAACGTCTGTCTTCTACCGCAGAGGAGCTCACTGACGTCTGTAAAGGCGCTTCAGGTAAGATTCGTATTACGGCTCCCTCTAACCTTACCAAGCGCATGATGATGCCGATGTTCAGCGAATTCATGACTCAATACCCTGATATCAATATTGAGTTGATGATGAACAACCAAGCCGACCAGCTTGATCCAACGGAATGGGACGTAATTTTCCGAGTCGGCCCGCAACGTGATTCAAGCCTAATCGCCAGAAAAATCAGTGAAGTAAAAGATATTCTTATCGCAAGCCCTGATTATTTAGCTAAAAACCCGGCACCAAGCCATGCGGAAGAATTAGCAAACCATTCCTTACTCAAAGGCTACCCGCTCATTAAGTGGCAACTGAGTAATTCGAATGAAGAGACGGTGGTTAACAGCGAGAAAGGTCGTTTCAACGCGAATGCACTCAATGTTGTTAGACAAGCGTGTTCTGAAGGCCTAGGTATCACCCTAATGCCTGATGTCATGATCCGTGAATACATTGAAGATGGCAGCTTAGTGCAAGTCTTAGAGGACTGGAGCGCTAACCCTCGTGATATTTACATGCTTTATAACCACAAAGACCACCTGCCAGAGAAAGTTAGATTGTTTATCGATTTTGTGATCGCGTACCACATCCATTAG
- a CDS encoding response regulator has product MYKTYSQPVMTSAQEMINQKCVMLVDDDPIFRRITSAYLDAIGYKVVEAENGLDALQKLRDSAPDLIVCDLSMPILDGIELVEELSLEYPSLPMIVVSATDDMSDVAKALRFGIKDFLAKPLEDHGHLGSAIANTLKDSFDNISDQRDFSSQWFCVDDGGEIPEDQELHWHLNYLQENPSAARDLLHALLPEKDTRQGAWRCSYRLLQSTELMPLVFDYAWMMNGQFAFYLVDSSSSDNGSSASTLLVRALFHDYIRNRKDFNVDLKDIAEILEKGIQCSKCATPVNALFGVADLAEGTISILPAGLDGRWSNGEMNQHIAAGERLGENCKKNFITRDLPIEKGCQLSLSLLGAANFSLDIHQGSTD; this is encoded by the coding sequence ATGTACAAAACTTACAGTCAGCCAGTAATGACCTCGGCTCAGGAGATGATCAACCAAAAATGCGTTATGTTGGTTGATGATGACCCCATTTTTCGCCGTATAACTAGTGCCTACTTAGATGCAATTGGTTATAAAGTGGTTGAGGCTGAAAATGGACTGGACGCTTTGCAGAAGCTTAGAGATTCAGCGCCAGATTTAATTGTGTGTGACTTATCAATGCCAATATTGGATGGCATCGAGCTCGTTGAGGAGCTCAGTTTGGAGTATCCATCACTGCCCATGATTGTTGTGTCAGCGACAGACGACATGTCAGATGTCGCTAAAGCGCTGCGCTTTGGCATTAAAGACTTTTTAGCGAAGCCTTTAGAAGATCACGGCCATTTAGGAAGCGCGATAGCGAATACGTTGAAAGACTCGTTTGACAATATTTCAGACCAGCGAGATTTTTCAAGCCAATGGTTTTGCGTTGACGACGGAGGAGAGATCCCCGAAGACCAAGAGCTACATTGGCATCTGAATTACTTACAAGAAAATCCTAGTGCAGCAAGAGACTTACTGCATGCATTGCTTCCTGAAAAAGACACAAGACAAGGGGCGTGGCGCTGTAGTTATCGATTACTACAATCAACAGAGCTGATGCCACTCGTTTTTGATTACGCGTGGATGATGAACGGGCAGTTTGCTTTTTATCTAGTCGACTCGTCCTCATCAGATAATGGTAGCTCAGCCTCTACGTTATTGGTGAGAGCGCTATTTCATGATTACATAAGAAATAGAAAAGATTTTAATGTTGATCTGAAAGATATTGCTGAGATTTTAGAGAAGGGGATTCAGTGCTCCAAATGTGCAACTCCCGTGAATGCCTTATTTGGTGTCGCTGATCTTGCCGAGGGAACAATATCTATTTTGCCTGCGGGGTTAGATGGACGTTGGTCGAATGGTGAGATGAATCAACACATTGCTGCTGGTGAGCGCTTGGGTGAAAACTGTAAAAAGAATTTCATTACACGAGATTTGCCGATCGAAAAAGGGTGTCAACTCTCACTCAGCCTGCTTGGGGCGGCCAATTTTAGTCTAGACATACATCAAGGGTCCACCGATTAA